TTTTTATCTTGTTTCGTGATCATCGGAGTCACTCCTTCCAAATACCTCTAGCGGTATTATTTACCTGTTTTACCTTCTTTACGACGAACGATTTCGCCTTCATAACGAATACCTTTGCCTTTATACGGCTCTGGTGGACGTACTTGACGGATGTTAGAAGCAAGAGCACCTACGTGTTCTTTGTTGTATCCGCGAACAATTACTTTCGTGTTCGCTGGAACTTCAACTTCTACACCTTCTTCTGGTGTGAACTCTACTGGATGTGAATAACCTACGTTCAATACAAGTTTCTTCCCTTGCATAGAAGCACGATATCCAACACCAACTAA
This window of the Sporosarcina ureae genome carries:
- the rplF gene encoding 50S ribosomal protein L6, whose amino-acid sequence is MSRIGNRQIEVPESVTVTISDENFATVKGPKGELSRQLDKEITITQEDNVITFTRPSESKAHRSIHGTTRSVLNNMVVGVSTGFERTLELVGVGYRASMQGKKLVLNVGYSHPVEFTPEEGVEVEVPANTKVIVRGYNKEHVGALASNIRQVRPPEPYKGKGIRYEGEIVRRKEGKTGK